A genomic window from Triplophysa dalaica isolate WHDGS20190420 chromosome 24, ASM1584641v1, whole genome shotgun sequence includes:
- the rassf7a gene encoding ras association domain-containing protein 8 has protein sequence MELKVWVDGVVRVVCGLSEETSCQDVVIALAQAIGQTGRYILIQRLRDTERQLLANERPLESLAKLGQHSSEVQFFLRRTGPSSSEEPSPHNHTLPLHKPSTPEAKRGLPKKSLTFNLGPSSTSRTKTKDLRKTPSPEQRLSPVPQAAYLPGPSKEDIFRRLHQQQEQLRNLESQLVTVETECESCERSSGEESTLQEEIDVLEEALWKNQQELEEEELWEAELKAETDRERGMKRRLGELHAKLDDCGQKLHEFNGRASQLVKDIQKERLVAETSPGRDDSKDSAEEVKVELESRQKHGEELEAELIELEKALGRAETLLKAKEDEVEELNKELRQCNLQQFIQQAGAPQSRTHLTEQLEQLDLMQELQDKHINNDSPPRPTAKQFLGHPRNLQNPLVSSLNPEVLRSSESSWQ, from the exons ATGGAGCTGAAAGTTTGGGTGGACGGGGTTGTCCGAGTGGTTTGCGGCCTTTCAGAGGAGACATCATGCCAAGATGTAGTCATTGCACTTGCCCAAGCCATTG GTCAGACGGGTCGCTACATTCTTATTCAGAGACTGAGAGACACCGAGCGCCAACTTCTGGCCAATGAGCGTCCACTGGAGTCCTTGGCCAAACTGGGCCAGCACAGCAGCGAGGTGCAGTTCTTCCTCAGACGGACCGGCCCCAGCAGCAGCGAAGAGCCAAGTCCACACAACCACACACTTCCTCTCCACAAGCCGTCTACACCAGAAGCCAAACGGGGCTTGCCGAAAAAGTCCTTGACCTTCAACTTAGGTCCTTCCAGCACCTCTCGTACAAAAACAAAGGATTTGCGGAAAACGCCTTCTCCTGAACAAAGGTTGTCCCCGGTTCCTCAAGCGGCGTACCTGCCCGGACCTTCCAAAGAGGACATTTTCCGACGTTTACACCAGCAACAAGAGCAGTTAAGAAACCTTGAGTCCCAGCTGGTGACTGTAGAGACGGAATGTGAGTCTTGCGAACGGTCATCCGGTGAGGAATCGACCTTACAGGAGGAGATAGATGTGTTGGAAGAGGCACTGTGGAAGAACCAGCAGGAGCTGGAGGAGGAGGAGCTCTGGGAGGCGGAGCTTAAGGCAGAAACAGATCGGGAGCGGGGTATGAAGCGAAGGTTGGGAGAGCTGCACGCTAAACTGGACGATTGCGGGCAAAAGTTGCATGAGTTCAACGGCCGTGCCTCGCAGCTCGTGAAGGACATTCAGAAAGAGAGGCTGGTGGCGGAGACTTCGCCCGGCCGAGATGACTCGAAAGACTCTGCAGAGGAAGTCAAGGTGGAGCTTGAAAGTCGACAAAAACATGGGGAGGAGTTGGAGGCGGAGCTTATAGAGCTGGAAAAGGCTCTTGGGAGGGCGGAGACTCTGCTGAAG GCTAAGGAGGACGAGGTGGAAGAGTTGAATAAGGAGCTGAGACAGTGTAATTTACAGCAGTTTATCCAGCAGGCCGGAGCCCCTCAATCCCGCACACATCTCACCGAACAACTGGAACAACTGGACCTGATGCAAGAACTGCAGGACAAACACATCAACAATG ATTCGCCTCCGCGTCCCACCGCCAAACAGTTTCTGGGTCACCCGCGTAACCTGCAGAACCCCCTGGTGTCCAGTTTGAATCCCgagg TCCTGAGATCCAGCGAGTCATCTTGGCAGTAA